A window from uncultured Desulfobacter sp. encodes these proteins:
- a CDS encoding helix-turn-helix domain-containing protein: MKIKLGPLLRAIRNSRHLTIKEVAAKAGVSSSLLSQIERNRISPSLDTLLELLEVYGVSPEKFFKDYETMNRVEIIKKDQRQVYQRKGFKYETLCGLSQSKGNHSFTAFFLEIAPGQQRGDENDGHLGRELGIVVNGSGQLIYGGDVYDISDGDTLSFSSQIPHVIKNSGDELFQAYWIVTPADGEDYFGEANNK; the protein is encoded by the coding sequence ATGAAAATCAAGTTGGGCCCGTTGCTGCGGGCCATTCGAAATTCACGGCACCTGACCATCAAAGAGGTGGCGGCAAAAGCCGGAGTCAGTTCAAGCCTGTTGTCCCAGATTGAACGCAACCGTATATCTCCGTCTCTGGATACCTTGCTGGAATTGCTGGAAGTTTACGGGGTCTCTCCGGAGAAGTTTTTTAAGGATTATGAGACCATGAACCGGGTGGAGATTATCAAAAAGGACCAGCGCCAGGTCTACCAGCGCAAGGGCTTTAAATATGAAACCCTGTGCGGACTCAGTCAATCCAAAGGCAACCATTCGTTTACCGCCTTTTTTCTTGAGATTGCACCGGGGCAGCAGCGGGGGGATGAAAATGACGGCCACCTTGGCCGTGAACTGGGGATTGTGGTCAACGGTTCCGGCCAGTTGATTTACGGCGGGGATGTCTACGATATCAGTGACGGAGATACCTTGTCTTTTTCGTCCCAGATACCCCATGTGATTAAAAATTCGGGTGACGAGCTGTTCCAGGCGTACTGGATTGTTACGCCTGCGGACGGTGAAGATTATTTTGGTGAAGCAAACAATAAATAA